One segment of Haloplanus natans DSM 17983 DNA contains the following:
- a CDS encoding ABC transporter permease gives MPRNPLDGRGRLRVRGFAGDADSATDDAGPTTTATARRSRAWDRFRRDRAARAGLAIIAVMALLAVFARPIEIGGVVVQPIALAPYDPMASGVAPAYRPPSLAHPFGTDWAGRDVFSRVLYGGRYSLSIGVVAVSLALVVGVPLGAVAGYVGGWVDETIMRLVDVLYAFPFLVLAIALVAVFGQGFWKLVGALVAVGWIGYARLIRGEVLSVVERDYVLAARAVGAGDRRILARHVVPNAIAPVVVQATLNVGTVVLSAAALGFLGLGLQPGTAEWGSMLSAGRDTLVGGEWWVTVFPGLAIFLFVLSINLVGDGVRDALDPDAGAGTYRSREAR, from the coding sequence ATGCCCCGAAACCCGCTCGACGGCCGTGGCCGCCTGCGAGTCCGGGGGTTCGCCGGCGACGCCGATAGCGCGACCGACGACGCGGGGCCGACCACCACCGCCACCGCCCGTCGGTCGCGCGCCTGGGACCGCTTCCGCCGTGACCGGGCCGCCCGTGCCGGTCTCGCCATCATCGCCGTCATGGCCCTGCTGGCGGTCTTCGCCCGACCCATCGAGATCGGTGGCGTCGTCGTCCAACCGATCGCGCTCGCGCCCTACGATCCCATGGCCTCCGGTGTCGCCCCCGCCTACCGTCCGCCTTCCCTTGCTCACCCCTTCGGCACCGACTGGGCCGGCCGAGACGTGTTCTCCCGCGTGCTCTACGGCGGCCGCTACAGCCTCTCCATCGGCGTCGTCGCTGTCTCCCTCGCGCTCGTCGTCGGCGTCCCCCTCGGCGCCGTCGCGGGCTACGTCGGCGGCTGGGTCGACGAAACGATCATGCGGCTGGTGGACGTGCTCTATGCCTTCCCCTTTCTCGTCCTCGCTATCGCCCTCGTCGCCGTCTTCGGTCAGGGCTTCTGGAAACTCGTCGGCGCCCTCGTCGCCGTCGGCTGGATCGGCTACGCCCGCCTCATCCGCGGCGAGGTGTTGAGCGTCGTCGAGCGCGACTACGTGCTCGCGGCGCGGGCAGTCGGCGCGGGTGACCGGCGCATCCTCGCTCGACACGTCGTCCCCAACGCTATCGCGCCCGTCGTCGTGCAGGCGACGCTCAACGTCGGCACCGTCGTCCTCTCGGCGGCGGCGCTTGGCTTCCTCGGCCTCGGCCTCCAGCCCGGGACCGCCGAGTGGGGCTCCATGCTCTCCGCCGGCCGTGACACCCTCGTCGGCGGCGAGTGGTGGGTCACCGTTTTCCCCGGCCTCGCCATCTTCCTCTTTGTCCTCTCGATCAACCTCGTCGGCGACGGCGTTCGCGACGCGCTCGACCCCGACGCCGGGGCCGGAACCTACCGCTCCCGGGAGGCGCGCTAG
- a CDS encoding ABC transporter ATP-binding protein, producing MALLEVEDLDVRFYTEGGVVQAVDGLSYTLDRGERLGVVGESGAGKTVTALALLDLLDDPGRIESGSIRFDGEEVVGAPPDRLRRLRGGRIGLVFQDPETALDPVYTVGEQVAEAVRVHTDRDGDAADDRAVALLDRVGIPDPAARATQYPHEFSGGMAQRAVVAIALAGDPDLLVADEPTAALDVTIQAQLLDLFDDLAADDLAVQLITHDLGVVAEFCDRALVMYAGQAVERASVDDLFYDPKHPYTAGLLSAVPRIGDDRDRLPTVPGTTPDLASPPPGCRFHPRCPYAEDACTKRDPPLADDGDAHRAACLAYVDDADFEGELDFYVETEGES from the coding sequence GTGGCGCTGCTCGAAGTCGAGGACCTCGACGTGCGTTTCTACACCGAGGGCGGCGTCGTGCAGGCGGTCGACGGCCTCTCCTACACCCTCGACCGTGGCGAACGCCTCGGCGTCGTCGGCGAGAGCGGCGCCGGCAAGACCGTCACCGCGCTCGCGCTTCTCGACTTGCTCGACGACCCCGGCCGCATCGAGAGCGGGTCGATCCGGTTCGACGGCGAGGAGGTCGTCGGCGCCCCGCCCGACCGCCTCCGTCGCCTCCGTGGCGGCCGGATCGGGCTGGTGTTTCAGGACCCCGAGACGGCGCTCGACCCGGTGTACACCGTCGGCGAACAGGTCGCCGAGGCGGTTCGCGTCCACACCGACCGCGACGGCGACGCCGCGGACGACCGCGCCGTTGCCCTGCTGGATCGGGTGGGGATTCCCGACCCCGCCGCTCGCGCGACCCAGTACCCCCACGAGTTCTCTGGCGGCATGGCCCAGCGGGCGGTCGTCGCCATCGCCCTCGCCGGCGACCCCGACCTCCTCGTCGCCGACGAACCCACCGCCGCGCTCGACGTGACGATCCAGGCCCAACTGCTCGATCTGTTCGACGACCTCGCGGCCGACGACCTCGCGGTCCAACTGATCACCCACGACCTCGGCGTCGTCGCCGAGTTCTGTGACCGCGCCCTCGTGATGTACGCCGGCCAGGCCGTCGAACGCGCGTCCGTCGACGACCTGTTTTACGACCCCAAACACCCCTACACCGCCGGCCTCCTGAGCGCGGTGCCGCGGATCGGCGACGACCGTGACCGGCTGCCCACCGTCCCCGGCACCACACCCGACCTCGCCTCGCCGCCCCCGGGCTGTCGGTTCCACCCCCGCTGTCCCTACGCCGAGGATGCGTGTACGAAACGCGACCCGCCGCTCGCCGACGACGGCGATGCCCACCGCGCCGCCTGCCTCGCCTACGTCGACGACGCCGACTTCGAGGGCGAACTCGACTTCTACGTCGAAACGGAGGGCGAGTCGTGA
- the trmY gene encoding tRNA (pseudouridine(54)-N(1))-methyltransferase TrmY → MRQFVVVGHDAPTTPDFSLDDLAGAAGRLDVLCRCVNSAFFFSHAIREDVRVHLVLADTFTVTFEGSDLRRLNPDERSTAALIRTALDRRDDAIGHQPVESSPGVAIRRRGFEATPDALDGTLIHLHEDGSPVVDYDPPTDPVFVLSDHHDFTADERELLADRADARIRLGPTALHADHAITVAHNYLDTDGFRSY, encoded by the coding sequence ATGCGCCAGTTCGTCGTCGTCGGTCACGACGCCCCCACGACCCCTGACTTCTCGCTCGACGACCTCGCCGGCGCCGCCGGCCGTCTCGACGTGCTCTGTCGGTGTGTCAACTCCGCCTTTTTCTTCTCACACGCCATTCGCGAGGACGTTCGCGTCCATCTCGTCCTCGCCGATACGTTCACGGTCACCTTCGAGGGGAGCGACCTCCGCCGGCTCAACCCCGACGAGCGGAGCACGGCCGCACTGATCCGCACGGCCCTCGACCGCCGCGACGACGCCATCGGTCACCAGCCGGTCGAATCCAGCCCCGGCGTCGCCATCCGCCGTCGGGGGTTCGAGGCGACGCCCGACGCCCTCGACGGGACGCTGATCCACCTCCACGAGGACGGCTCGCCGGTCGTCGACTACGATCCGCCGACCGATCCGGTGTTCGTTCTGTCCGATCACCACGACTTCACGGCCGACGAGCGCGAGCTGCTGGCCGACCGCGCCGACGCCCGCATCCGCCTCGGGCCGACGGCGCTCCACGCCGACCACGCCATCACCGTCGCGCACAACTACCTCGACACCGACGGATTCCGGTCGTACTGA
- a CDS encoding PIN domain-containing protein, giving the protein MILDTNFVGDLATQDPDARALAREFEGEPVLIRLPTSVIWEILYGLANDTTQDGVPVELQRRYEHLINTRTVEDVDEHIARRAGTLRGKHSVSDRLRNLDGADSFVAAHGLALGEPVISNDKDFQDVDGLDVVTY; this is encoded by the coding sequence GTGATACTCGATACGAACTTCGTCGGCGACTTGGCGACGCAGGACCCTGATGCACGCGCGTTGGCAAGAGAGTTCGAGGGTGAGCCGGTTCTGATACGTCTCCCGACGAGTGTTATCTGGGAGATACTCTACGGCCTCGCAAATGATACGACACAGGACGGCGTCCCTGTGGAACTTCAGCGGCGGTACGAACACCTCATCAATACACGGACCGTCGAGGACGTCGACGAACATATCGCGCGCCGGGCGGGGACGCTTCGAGGGAAACACAGCGTCTCGGATCGGTTACGGAACCTCGATGGCGCAGATTCGTTCGTTGCAGCCCACGGACTCGCACTTGGCGAGCCAGTTATATCGAACGACAAGGACTTTCAGGACGTCGACGGACTCGACGTCGTCACGTACTGA
- the fer gene encoding ferredoxin Fer has product MDDPFEVLGVDPDAGDADIDEAYRRRVMQTHPDQGGSARAFQRVKDAYERILAMENGGAGDRDDAEAVDHHHDAGSRVEYLNYEVIADRGWSIDDDDLFAIAADADLDSEDYGEFLVAPGETLLEAAENRGFAWPYACRGGACANCAVAVVEGEMTVPIDHVLSTEMTERGIQLSCIGAPATAEMKVVYNVKHMPELDELRLPAYRFERTRSVD; this is encoded by the coding sequence GTGGACGATCCGTTCGAGGTTTTGGGTGTCGATCCGGATGCCGGTGACGCCGACATCGACGAGGCCTACCGCCGTCGCGTTATGCAGACGCATCCGGATCAGGGCGGGTCGGCGCGTGCGTTCCAGCGGGTGAAAGACGCCTACGAACGGATTCTGGCGATGGAGAACGGCGGGGCGGGTGACCGCGACGACGCCGAGGCGGTCGACCACCACCACGACGCCGGGTCCCGCGTCGAGTATCTGAACTACGAGGTGATCGCGGACCGTGGGTGGTCGATCGATGACGACGACCTGTTCGCTATCGCGGCCGACGCCGACCTCGATTCCGAAGATTACGGCGAGTTCCTAGTCGCTCCCGGGGAGACGCTGCTCGAAGCCGCGGAAAACAGGGGATTCGCGTGGCCGTACGCCTGCCGGGGTGGCGCGTGTGCGAACTGCGCCGTCGCCGTCGTCGAGGGCGAGATGACGGTGCCGATCGATCACGTGCTCTCGACCGAGATGACCGAGCGCGGCATCCAGCTATCCTGCATCGGCGCGCCGGCGACGGCCGAGATGAAGGTCGTCTACAACGTCAAACATATGCCCGAACTCGACGAACTCCGCCTTCCCGCGTACCGCTTCGAGCGGACGCGCTCGGTCGACTAA
- a CDS encoding PGF-CTERM sorting domain-containing protein, with the protein MLLHTKLTTVAAVVALLVGAVALPVVAVSEPRDEPAATDPPVQVYASETLDISSVRLSGGGTIGNASTTFVAVGGGESFTVDPANADFDGVSSGAYYAENDSDVQADVRVSRPEVSTLELRDERSVAVTDGQGDPEDLNRLTILARYNFDDADRLDITVVGPSGDEVATSRITTSGERITVDLGTPTPGTYTVTAVGSDIDAGNATATVRVRGEVATATPTATATPTPTPTATATPTPTPTATATPTPTATPTATPTVTASPTPFTGTTVGDGPGFGVVAALLALLAIALLGRR; encoded by the coding sequence GTGCTACTCCACACGAAACTCACCACGGTCGCCGCCGTCGTCGCCCTCCTCGTCGGTGCGGTTGCCCTGCCGGTCGTCGCCGTGAGCGAACCCCGCGACGAACCGGCGGCGACGGACCCGCCGGTTCAGGTGTACGCCAGCGAGACGCTGGATATCTCGTCGGTCCGACTCTCCGGCGGTGGAACGATCGGAAACGCCTCCACGACGTTCGTCGCCGTCGGGGGCGGGGAGTCGTTCACCGTCGACCCGGCGAACGCCGACTTCGACGGCGTCAGTTCGGGCGCCTACTACGCCGAAAACGACAGCGACGTGCAGGCGGACGTTCGAGTCAGTCGACCGGAGGTCTCCACGCTCGAACTCCGCGACGAGCGGTCGGTCGCCGTCACCGACGGTCAGGGTGACCCCGAAGATCTGAACCGGCTGACGATCCTGGCTCGATACAACTTCGACGACGCGGACAGACTCGACATCACCGTCGTGGGGCCGTCGGGCGACGAAGTCGCCACCAGCCGTATCACGACGAGTGGCGAACGCATCACCGTCGACCTCGGAACGCCGACGCCGGGCACCTACACCGTCACCGCCGTCGGGAGCGACATCGACGCCGGCAACGCGACGGCGACCGTTCGGGTCCGCGGCGAGGTGGCGACGGCCACGCCGACTGCGACGGCCACGCCCACGCCCACGCCCACCGCGACGGCCACGCCCACGCCCACGCCCACCGCGACGGCCACGCCCACGCCCACCGCGACGCCGACGGCGACACCCACCGTCACGGCGAGTCCGACGCCGTTCACCGGGACGACCGTCGGTGACGGTCCCGGTTTCGGCGTCGTCGCCGCCCTCCTCGCGCTCCTGGCTATCGCGCTCCTCGGTCGGCGTTAG
- a CDS encoding disk-shape morphogenesis protein volactin, whose product MAKGLDVGTMNLISAQQEGAETVFVQQRNSFVEIEYSDMAEQMLSRSDVLHIRKDDKVYVVGDDALNFANIFNEETRRPMQHGILSSEESSAIPMIKLITEQVVGQPNHPGERLYFSSPADPIDSNLSTLYHEKTLESMLGDMGYETEPINEGMAVIYSELANHNFTGLGVSFGAGMTNVCLSYYAVPVMKFSIARGGDWIDEQAAQATGTPVDKVTSIKEDDFELDFRTDVGGVEGALAIYYENLLDYVIENIAREVDEEDVEEDLDVPVVVTGGTSSPRGFEKLFEDHLRDASIPFSISEVKSVDEPLYSVARGALVAARSDEEQEDGEGGSGGRQAQESPAED is encoded by the coding sequence ATGGCTAAAGGCCTAGACGTCGGCACTATGAATCTCATCTCGGCACAGCAGGAGGGTGCGGAGACTGTATTCGTCCAACAGCGCAACTCCTTCGTCGAAATCGAGTACTCCGACATGGCGGAGCAGATGCTCTCGCGGAGCGACGTCCTCCACATCCGGAAGGACGACAAGGTGTACGTCGTCGGCGACGACGCCCTCAACTTCGCGAACATCTTCAACGAGGAGACGCGCCGCCCGATGCAACACGGCATCCTCTCCTCCGAGGAGTCCTCGGCGATTCCGATGATCAAGCTCATCACCGAACAGGTCGTGGGCCAGCCCAACCACCCCGGCGAGCGCCTCTACTTCTCCTCGCCCGCCGACCCCATCGACTCCAACCTCTCCACGCTCTATCACGAGAAGACCCTCGAATCCATGCTCGGTGACATGGGCTACGAGACGGAGCCGATCAACGAGGGGATGGCGGTCATCTACTCCGAACTCGCCAACCACAACTTCACGGGTCTCGGCGTCTCCTTCGGCGCGGGCATGACCAACGTCTGCCTGTCGTACTACGCCGTCCCGGTTATGAAGTTCTCTATCGCCCGCGGCGGCGACTGGATCGACGAACAGGCCGCGCAGGCCACCGGAACGCCCGTCGACAAGGTCACCTCGATCAAAGAGGACGACTTCGAACTCGACTTCCGAACCGACGTGGGCGGCGTCGAGGGTGCGCTGGCCATCTACTACGAAAACCTGCTCGACTACGTCATCGAGAACATCGCCCGCGAAGTCGACGAGGAGGACGTGGAGGAGGACCTGGACGTGCCCGTCGTCGTCACCGGCGGCACCTCCAGCCCCCGCGGCTTCGAGAAACTGTTCGAGGACCACCTGCGCGACGCCTCGATTCCGTTCTCGATCAGCGAAGTGAAAAGCGTCGACGAACCGCTCTACAGCGTCGCCCGCGGCGCCCTCGTGGCCGCCCGATCCGACGAGGAACAGGAAGACGGCGAGGGCGGTAGCGGCGGCCGGCAGGCCCAGGAGTCGCCCGCGGAGGACTGA
- a CDS encoding DUF7139 domain-containing protein: MTDGTPDNVLFEWYERYIGDPETETDVYLGFALFFGGIALGAVGIAVFLLSAAMSGGGTPAWAIREVAMVAASVGFPVILLGMVVLLPADQRMTYAAVGGLAVCLVAVGLFVATYPMNWNVARTPDYSAQGVAIYAVGLVAVVGATGAALVGHQVERATPGERATEVSAGAGDAGGTDGAGGANGPGETVSDEQVRRDIDEAMADADLSWGGVNRKNTKRLELNTPGVEVDREAFENAEATTVRSSGSNVDDALSNLRKLQGREQDTDSSTGVDDQTAALTELRKQQEAEEVATEDEAGLIDRAKRLFSS, translated from the coding sequence ATGACGGACGGTACCCCCGACAACGTCCTTTTCGAGTGGTACGAGCGGTACATCGGCGATCCCGAGACGGAGACGGACGTCTATCTCGGGTTCGCGCTCTTTTTTGGCGGCATCGCCCTCGGCGCCGTGGGTATCGCCGTCTTCCTGCTGTCGGCGGCGATGAGCGGCGGCGGGACGCCGGCGTGGGCGATCCGCGAGGTGGCGATGGTGGCCGCGTCGGTGGGCTTTCCCGTCATCCTGCTCGGGATGGTCGTCCTCCTTCCCGCCGACCAGCGGATGACGTACGCCGCGGTCGGCGGGCTGGCGGTCTGTCTCGTCGCGGTCGGACTGTTCGTCGCCACGTACCCGATGAACTGGAACGTGGCGCGGACGCCGGACTACAGCGCGCAGGGCGTCGCCATCTACGCGGTCGGCCTGGTGGCCGTCGTCGGCGCGACGGGGGCAGCGCTGGTCGGTCATCAGGTCGAACGCGCGACGCCGGGAGAGCGCGCGACCGAGGTGAGCGCCGGCGCCGGTGACGCCGGGGGGACAGACGGCGCGGGCGGTGCGAACGGGCCGGGCGAGACGGTATCGGACGAGCAGGTGCGCCGCGACATCGACGAAGCGATGGCCGACGCCGACCTGTCGTGGGGCGGCGTCAACCGGAAAAACACCAAGCGCCTCGAACTCAACACGCCGGGCGTGGAGGTCGACCGCGAGGCGTTCGAGAACGCGGAGGCGACGACCGTCCGCTCCTCGGGGAGCAACGTCGACGACGCGCTGTCGAACCTGCGGAAACTGCAGGGACGCGAGCAGGACACGGACTCGTCGACGGGCGTCGACGACCAGACGGCAGCGCTGACCGAACTCCGGAAACAGCAGGAGGCCGAAGAGGTCGCAACCGAGGACGAGGCGGGCCTCATCGACCGGGCGAAACGGCTATTTTCGTCGTGA
- a CDS encoding aryl-sulfate sulfotransferase → MPSRFGIGDLLVAIGCCCLLATVVVGAALSPTTTGASSPDADSSRTLLGVQGVGSYHEGGSVRLLDGDEEQWRVSTGLVYFDVTRLDNGSVLASYMDDGYEDCGPYPSTCHRTGFRIIDPDASPSPEVVYEWSFPVRNRVASEVHDVEPLPDGGFVVADMEYERVFVVEDGEVAWQWNASTRYDGPDDPTTRDWLHINDVDRIGQGRFLVSVRNANQLVVLERGEGVVEVINADRDDDTDDDGLVGDPSVLHRQHNPQWLGDGAVLVADSENHRVVELHRNDEGVWEPVWVLDGAAGQKFDWPRDADRLPNGNTLITDTRNARLVEINATGGVVWTHQLDYRALPYEADRLPQGEPVGAPTYGDTPADGVETGASVPILTPLLRLISAGVRLPLWVGEIHLLATLVSLGLVGTGLLVRRRN, encoded by the coding sequence ATGCCCTCCCGGTTCGGAATCGGCGACCTCCTCGTCGCCATCGGCTGTTGCTGTCTCCTCGCGACGGTCGTCGTCGGGGCGGCGCTCTCGCCCACGACGACCGGCGCCTCGTCGCCAGACGCCGACAGCTCCCGCACCCTCCTCGGCGTCCAGGGTGTCGGCAGCTACCACGAGGGCGGCTCCGTCCGCTTGCTCGACGGGGACGAAGAGCAGTGGCGGGTGTCGACGGGTCTCGTCTACTTCGACGTGACCCGACTCGACAACGGCTCCGTCCTTGCGAGCTACATGGACGACGGTTACGAGGACTGCGGCCCCTATCCGTCGACCTGTCACCGGACCGGCTTCCGGATCATCGATCCCGACGCCAGTCCGTCGCCCGAAGTCGTCTACGAGTGGTCGTTCCCGGTGCGCAACCGGGTCGCGAGCGAAGTTCACGACGTGGAGCCCCTCCCCGATGGCGGGTTCGTCGTCGCCGACATGGAGTACGAACGCGTGTTCGTCGTCGAGGACGGCGAAGTGGCGTGGCAGTGGAACGCCAGCACTCGCTACGACGGCCCCGACGACCCGACGACACGGGACTGGCTCCACATCAACGACGTGGATCGGATCGGTCAGGGACGCTTTCTCGTCTCCGTGCGCAACGCGAACCAACTGGTCGTCCTCGAACGCGGCGAGGGGGTCGTCGAGGTGATCAACGCCGACCGCGACGACGACACCGACGACGACGGCCTGGTCGGCGATCCGTCCGTCCTCCACCGCCAGCACAACCCCCAGTGGCTCGGCGACGGTGCCGTCCTCGTCGCCGACAGCGAGAACCACCGCGTGGTCGAACTTCACCGGAACGACGAGGGGGTCTGGGAGCCCGTCTGGGTGCTCGACGGCGCCGCCGGCCAGAAGTTCGACTGGCCGCGCGACGCCGACCGCCTCCCCAACGGTAACACGCTGATCACCGACACGCGCAACGCCCGCCTCGTCGAGATCAACGCCACCGGGGGCGTCGTCTGGACCCACCAGCTCGACTACCGCGCCCTGCCGTACGAGGCCGACCGCCTGCCTCAGGGCGAACCCGTCGGCGCCCCCACTTACGGCGACACGCCGGCCGACGGCGTCGAGACGGGCGCCAGCGTGCCGATCCTCACCCCCCTGCTCCGCCTGATCAGCGCCGGCGTTCGGCTTCCGCTGTGGGTCGGCGAGATTCACCTCCTCGCGACGCTCGTCTCCCTCGGCCTCGTCGGGACCGGCCTGCTCGTTCGGCGGCGGAACTAG
- a CDS encoding NUDIX hydrolase: MDEDIRWETTDSAVDYTCPGFDVRRDEVTLPDGTETDYHYVDEPEAVVILPVTPDGDVVLIEEWRQAVGRVNRGLPAGSVEDEDGDLAAAARRELREETGYEAAEVSPLCSAEPTNGIANAVHHHFVALGCTPTAERDLDFNESIRVETADYDAVLAAALGNAAPRAAGSRPQTDDDAERIPGRSQADGVSLRDGRAMLALLQYELRYGVSSGP, from the coding sequence ATGGACGAGGATATCCGGTGGGAGACGACCGACTCGGCCGTCGACTACACCTGTCCCGGCTTCGACGTGCGCCGCGACGAGGTGACCCTCCCCGACGGCACCGAAACCGACTATCATTACGTCGACGAGCCCGAAGCGGTGGTGATCCTCCCTGTTACCCCCGACGGCGACGTGGTGCTCATCGAGGAGTGGCGACAGGCGGTCGGGCGGGTGAACCGCGGCCTCCCCGCGGGCTCCGTCGAGGACGAGGACGGCGATTTGGCGGCCGCCGCACGGCGCGAACTCCGCGAGGAGACGGGCTACGAGGCCGCGGAGGTGTCCCCGCTGTGCTCGGCGGAGCCGACGAACGGCATCGCCAATGCCGTCCACCACCACTTCGTCGCGCTCGGCTGTACCCCCACCGCCGAGCGCGACCTGGATTTCAACGAGAGCATCCGCGTCGAGACGGCCGACTACGACGCGGTGCTCGCGGCGGCACTGGGCAATGCGGCGCCACGCGCCGCTGGTAGTCGGCCACAGACCGACGACGACGCGGAACGCATCCCCGGTCGATCACAGGCCGACGGCGTGTCCCTCCGCGACGGTCGGGCGATGCTCGCGCTGTTGCAGTACGAACTGCGGTACGGCGTCAGTTCGGGGCCGTAG
- a CDS encoding aldehyde ferredoxin oxidoreductase family protein: MTDLGGFRDHVAQVDLGSGDVSYRSIDDEDAKKYIGGRGLGVKYVFDAGPDVDPLGPDNRLAFMTGPLTGSQAVMSGRIAVCTKSPLTGTVTDSHHGGWSGARLKWSGFDGLLFDGQSEEPVYAVVEDGEVELRDASHLWGKGVHETQEILEEEIDGSYGKNLSCMAIGPAGENEARYACIMNEDDRSSGRGGTGCVMGNKGLKAVVVKSGTKMPKPADSDTFGEGARQAMQVIQESDVTAPNEGALSMYGTNVLMNITEEMDGHPTKNGQYTSSFAMNEVEGTDVEAEKISGENVRENILVDEPTCHSCPVACKKEVEVNYQHKGEDMNVRMESYEYESAWALGTNSSNDDRDSIAVMIDRCNDVGLDTIDMGNMFAMAMEMTEKGYLDDLDDDIDWGDEEHMIDLIEETGRRSSDLGDLLAMGAERAAEEMDAHDCRLDVKGQTIAAYDPRCMKGMGIGYATSNRGACHLRGYTPAAEILGIPEKVDPYEWEGKGELCATFQDLHAISDSFDICKFNAFAEGIEEYIKQYNGMTGRDLSEEELMTAGERVYNLERYYNNLAGFDGSDDSLPGRFVEGDEEAIPGQRGSEGELCELAEMKAEYYSHRGWVDGVVTDETLEDLDITAGPGTGVSGSGGQAPADD; the protein is encoded by the coding sequence ATGACAGACTTAGGCGGTTTCAGAGATCACGTAGCACAGGTGGACCTCGGGTCCGGCGATGTGTCCTATCGGAGCATCGACGACGAGGACGCGAAAAAATACATCGGCGGACGCGGTCTCGGCGTAAAATACGTCTTCGACGCCGGACCGGATGTCGACCCGCTGGGTCCCGACAACCGACTCGCGTTCATGACCGGGCCACTGACCGGGTCGCAGGCCGTCATGAGCGGCCGGATCGCGGTCTGTACGAAATCCCCGCTCACGGGGACCGTCACCGACTCCCACCACGGCGGCTGGTCGGGGGCCCGCCTCAAGTGGTCGGGCTTCGACGGCCTCCTCTTCGACGGGCAGTCCGAGGAGCCGGTCTACGCCGTCGTCGAGGACGGCGAGGTCGAACTCCGTGACGCCTCTCACCTCTGGGGTAAGGGCGTCCACGAGACCCAGGAGATCCTCGAAGAAGAGATCGACGGGTCCTACGGGAAGAACCTCTCCTGTATGGCCATCGGTCCGGCCGGCGAGAACGAGGCTCGCTACGCCTGCATCATGAACGAGGACGACCGGTCCTCGGGCCGTGGCGGTACCGGCTGTGTGATGGGCAACAAGGGCCTCAAGGCCGTCGTCGTCAAATCCGGCACCAAGATGCCCAAGCCCGCGGACTCCGACACGTTCGGCGAGGGTGCCCGGCAGGCGATGCAGGTCATCCAGGAGTCAGACGTGACCGCGCCCAACGAGGGTGCGCTTTCGATGTACGGTACGAACGTCCTCATGAACATCACGGAGGAGATGGACGGTCACCCGACGAAAAACGGGCAGTACACGTCCTCCTTCGCGATGAACGAGGTCGAAGGCACCGACGTCGAGGCCGAGAAGATCAGCGGCGAGAACGTTCGCGAGAACATCCTTGTCGACGAGCCGACCTGTCACTCCTGCCCCGTCGCCTGTAAGAAGGAAGTCGAGGTCAACTACCAGCACAAGGGCGAGGACATGAACGTCCGGATGGAGTCCTACGAGTACGAGAGCGCGTGGGCCCTCGGCACCAACTCCAGCAACGACGACCGCGACTCCATCGCGGTCATGATCGACCGCTGTAACGACGTCGGTCTCGACACCATCGACATGGGGAATATGTTCGCCATGGCGATGGAGATGACCGAGAAGGGCTACCTCGACGACCTCGACGACGACATCGACTGGGGCGACGAGGAGCACATGATCGACCTCATCGAGGAGACCGGCCGCCGCTCCAGCGACCTGGGCGACCTGCTCGCCATGGGCGCGGAACGCGCCGCCGAGGAGATGGACGCTCACGACTGCCGTCTCGACGTCAAGGGCCAGACCATCGCCGCCTACGACCCGCGCTGCATGAAGGGTATGGGCATCGGCTACGCCACCTCGAACCGTGGCGCCTGCCACCTGCGCGGCTACACGCCGGCCGCCGAGATTCTCGGCATCCCGGAGAAGGTCGATCCCTACGAGTGGGAGGGCAAGGGCGAACTCTGTGCGACCTTCCAGGACCTCCACGCCATCTCGGACTCCTTTGACATCTGCAAGTTCAACGCGTTCGCGGAAGGCATCGAGGAGTACATCAAGCAGTACAACGGCATGACCGGCCGTGACCTCTCCGAGGAGGAGCTCATGACGGCCGGTGAGCGCGTGTACAACCTCGAACGCTACTACAACAACCTCGCCGGCTTCGACGGCTCGGACGACTCGCTCCCGGGTCGCTTCGTCGAGGGCGACGAGGAAGCCATCCCGGGCCAGCGCGGCTCCGAGGGTGAACTCTGCGAACTCGCCGAGATGAAAGCGGAGTACTACAGCCACCGTGGCTGGGTCGACGGCGTCGTCACCGACGAGACGCTCGAGGACCTCGACATCACCGCGGGTCCGGGCACGGGCGTCTCCGGCTCCGGCGGTCAGGCTCCGGCCGACGACTAA